The nucleotide window CTCAGGGAGGTCAGCTCTGCCTGCGACAAGGTGAAGTCTTCGGTGGTCGATATGGTGAAGAGTTTTGCACCCCTTGCCCTTGGCACGGCCGTAATTGCCAAACTGTCAAGCTCTATCGCATCTGCTGTTCCCGACACACAGAAACTCGCCTCAGAAATCGGGAGACTGCAGCGCATTACCGGTATGTCGGCAGAAACGGCATCCGAATATATCGCAGTTTTTGACCAGGTCGGTGTTTCATTCGGTGCACTTCAAAATTCTGTCACGGCGATAGCAAGGAAGATGGGCGGCCTGAAGGGCATCGAGGACATGGTGACTGACGCATCAGGCCAGATGGTTGATGTATTTGAGAAATTCGATATTCAGATCAAGAACAGCGACGGGTCTCTGAAATCCTTCTCTGACGTATTCGAGCAGATACGGGTAAAGATTAAATCAGCCTCTTCAGAGACCGAGCGCATGGCCATTGCTACACAGTTTTTTAAGGGTAATGCTGTCGAGCTGATGCCTGTGCTCACCATGTCCGCCTCACAATGGAAAGAGATAGCCGATGACGCCAAAAAATACGGCATTATCCTTTCCCAGGATAATGTGAACGCGGTCAAGCAATACACCATGGCACAGAGGGACATGGATGATGCGGTATCCGGACTTAAACTTGCGATCGGCAATGAGCTGATCCCTATTCTGAAAGAGGTCACCCTGGAGCTGACGGAAAACATCGCATCAGTGAGGGATTTTGTCAGTGAGCATAGAGCATTGCTTTCGCTGCCCTGGGAGATACTGAAGACGGTCAAGAATAACTTCTATGAGATCGCCGGTGCGATCACCGTTATGATGACGGTAGCAAAGGCCGATGCCATTGCGCTGCTCATTACCCGCCTGTCAACGCTTTCCACCACGTTGGTTCTAACGACAGCCCAGGCCCATGCATTAGGCGCAGGGCTTGCCCTTCTGGCTGGTTACGAGATCGGAAAACTTATCGATGAATGGACCTATAAACTGGCGGATATAGACATATCCGGCATGAACAAGGTTAATGAGGCTCTGCGGGAGGCGGCTGAAGAGATGGACTATCTCAGCAGCAGATCCGGAAAGCAGAAAGAAACCTTTAAAAGCCTTGGGTTTGAAGGGGCAGGCGCAATGAAGCAATTTAATGAGGCAGTAAAATCCGGCACTGTGGTATTTGATCAGCTCACCGGGCAATGGATAAAACAATCTGCAGCAGTCAAGGCCGGAGCCGGGCAGACAGCAGAGGAGATCAAGAAGATAGTAGAGGCGCTATCCAAGGCATCCGCCGAAATCGAAAAGATCGGTGAGGCACAGTTGAAGATAGGCGGTGACAATTTTACCGAAGCCCTGAAAAAAGAAGAAACAAGCATGGCGGCGGTGCGTGCCGAGACAGAGCGTTACGGCAAGAGCATGGCGACCATCGCGGACAAAAGCGCAGCAATGCAGGCGACAATGGCAAAAGAGGCAGAGAGTGTTAATGCTATCGCGACTGCCAACAAGGTCTATCTCAATGTGATTGAGTCTGTCTATGCCAGGCGGTTGGCAGGCGAAAGGGCAATCGCAGAGGCGATGAAAAAGGCAGGGGCTGACCCTGCTGCGCTGGCAACCCAGCAGACGCAGATCCTGCAGACCGAGATGGCCGGAGCTACTGCGAGGCTCGGGGCATGGAAACAATACTACATCACGCTGGAAGGCCTGCATAAAAGAGCAATCGATGAAATGGCGCGGCTGACACAGGAGCAGGCAGAATTCGAGAAGTCGAAAATAGCACAACTGAACGGCTATGCGGATCTGCAGAACTCCCTGCGGCAGCAGTTAATGACCGACCAGCAGAAGTATTACGACCAACTCACCATTTCTCAAATGAAATTTGACGCGGCAATGCAGCTCAGCGGGCAGGAAAAAATCAATGCTCTCAAAGATTGGCAGGCCACAAGAGGTTCTATCGTAAGGGAGGTGACCGAGGGCGATGCTATAGTCATCAGCAAAGAGACTGCGGTGAGAGACGCCCTGCGGGACATAGCAAAAGCCCAGGACGCCATAGTCCAGACAACAGGTGAGGTGGATGCTGCAAGACAACAGTCAATGGATCAGCTTGCGACATACACGCAGCAGATCGAGACGGCAATGTCAAAAGCCGCAGAGATGGTGGAACATTACAAGGCCTCTATCATCCAGCTCGATAGTGAGCTGGCAAAGCAGCGTGAGTTGAGTGTGAATACCGGACCGGCGCAAAAGGCCATCGAATCGGTCATAGCTGCAATGGCCGAGGTGAAAGACAAAACCGTCACCATAACGGTGCTGACAAACAATGTGCCTGCCGGGGGCGGCATGGGGCTGAGCAGTTCCCACGGGGAATCAGTTGGCGATGTATTTCAGGATACCTCAGTGAATGTTGATTTTACCGGCACAGGATCACCCAAAAAGCCGCTGACTGAAAAGCTGAACGATTATCAGCAGCAGTTGAAAGACTTATCAGGAGATATTGCTCATAATTTCGATTTCAGCGGTCTCAGTAGAAGCATTTCGTCAGTAGCTGCACAGTCCCAGATCATGGGGTCAGCTGCCTCGCAGGCGCAAGCATCGGCCACGGATGATACATCTGCGATCGGTATGTCAAGCGGCATGACAGACGGCATCGCAAAGGTCCTTGAGGAGCTGTATATGAAGCTGGCTGCAGCCGAGGGCCGCGTGGCCTTTGCCGAGCAGGCGCGCAAAAATCCGGAGTCACCATACTATGCGATCTATGCGACGCAGATTGCTGAAAATGAGGCGATAATCAGGACTCTTGAACAGGCCATATCAAAACTGCTTTCCAGTGCAGAAAAATCTGCTGATGACAAACAGCGAGTGTCCGGGGGCGGGCTGCAGTCTGCAGGGACCGGTTCCGGTGGATCAGCAGGAGCCTTTAATCCGAACGCGAAGAATAACTATCCCCCGCCGCCTTCGCAGGGCAATATCACCTTTGCCCCGATCATAAATATACACGGCACGAATAAGAATCCTGAACAATTGGCGCGGGAAATTGCCAGGCCGCTCGAAAAAGAATTCAGGCGGCTGCTGGTCCTGAAATAATAGCAAGAAAAGGAGTTAATCATGTGGAGCTTTGATATGAATTGCTGTGTGAACTGCGCCAAGATCAAGACCTGCCCTGATGCATCGGTATTACAGCAGGGCCTTCGGGGATTGCTCGATACACTCTCCGGCAACGAGGGAGGATCTGCAGCCGGTATCGTGGTTGTGGTCTGTAAGGACAGAGAATAAATAGCCTGTGCGCACCTTTGGCGGAGCCTTTACAGCAGAGAAGAACAAGAAGATCGGAGCGGCGCCTGTCTGGATCCTGAAATGCCCATTTGCCTCCTCCGGAACGTTTTACCTCTCAGATCTTGCCATGACAACACTCGACGGCTGGCAGACCCGGTCATGGATAAAAACATGGGGCAGCATCGATGAAAATATATCAGGCGACATGGCGTTGACGGCAGTGTCTGACTTCTCGATCGAGGTCATTATAGATCCTGATACAAGCCCGAATATCCATGATATCCTCTGGTTGGCCGCTAATAATATTGAGACGCGAGACTGTGAACTGTATCTGTATTTCCGCGATGCATCTGCCTTCGCCGAAAGGATCTGGGTAGGCAATATCGTCGATTTCGAGAAGCTGAACGAGTTGACCTATCGGATTGATTTTGCCGACCTGTCTGTCCGCCTCGATAAATACATCGGCAGTAAGATCAACCTGAGCGCGTATCCGTCGGCAGACCCTGACGACGTGGGCAAGGTACCTAACATCATCTATGGTACAGTCGAAAAGGTCCCTTGCCTGATCGTGGATGCAGGGGCCATGACCGGCCTGCCTGCTAATATTACCGCTGCGGCAACCAGTTTCAGTCTGTCAGACGGCTCGCGGTTTGCAAACGGCATGGTGATCACCATTGATGCCGAGGAGATACTCATATCGGGCATCTCCGGCGACACGATATCGTCATGCACCCGTGGGTATAACAGTACAACGGCAGTATCCCATGCCAAAGGGGCCGCTGTGTGGGAGAAAAAAGCAGCATTTGTCTATATGTGGGCGGATCACCCTGTGACCAGCATAGGCAAGATCTACGGCAGGGTCAATGACGCTGAGCTGGACATTACGGCGATATGCACAAAGCATCCGGGCGGCACGACAGGCTACACCAACAAGGCAGTGATTTCGGTGCCGGGCTATATTACGGCAGCGCAGGCAGTGGCCCTTTTGGTGGCTGACGGCATATCGATAAATGACGCTATTGCGGTAGTGGACACTATTGCGGTCAACGATACGATCAGCGTGGCCGACACCATATCTGTCGTGGACACTATCGGGGTGAGCGATGGGATAGGGGTGAGCGACACGATCGGGTTTAGTTCAGCAGGATCGACCATTACGAGATATCCCGACAGCGGGACTTACAATGAATACATCGATGGCGATGAGACCACCTACCGTTTGGTCACCAGCGGTTCTTACAACTACGCATATTACCCAACGACATCCTTCGGCACGATTGCCGAGCAATATCATTATGTAATTGCCGAAAACACCGCAGGGACTTCTCAATCATTGCAGTTGAATACGACTTCTTTTACCCTCCCCGCGAACTCAGGGAAGATCAAACTCAGAAAGATTGCGACAGGCGGCAATTGGAATGACAGCACGGTGATTTATACAGGTTCTTCCAGTATACGCATTTACGAGCTCTGGAAGGAAGTCCTATACACACAAACTCTGACGAAGGCAGGCTCTGCGTCAAAAACAGGATCAGCGAGTAAAACAGGCTCTGCGAGCAAGTCCGGGTCAGCGAGCAAGTCTGGCAGCGCGAGCAAAAGCGGGGCAGCCAGCAAGAGTGGATCAGTCACTAAATCCGGCACAGTTACCCTGTCCGGCAATAGTGTTGCCAACACTCTGGTTGGCACACAACTCGTGGCGAGTGGCGTTGGATATAATTATTCAGCCCCAAATGACATCATAAGCCATTTTCTGAGCACCTACCTGGGCTATGCCTCTTTCAGCGGAACTGCAAACGGCTCGTATGTCTTTGCGGTCGTGATCAACGAGTATAAACGCGCAAAAGAATGGCTGGCACTGATGGCGTTCCAGTGCAGATGTTATCTGCGATTTGCCAATGCTCAGACCGAGTTACTCAACAGACCCGATATGCTGACCAGCGACAAAACCATCACGGCGGCCATGATCCGCATGGAGAGCGATTATAAAACCTCTGTAAGAGGGCCTGCCCGTTCCCCTCTGGGAGAGGTGATCAATAAGATCGACGTGCACTATAATCGCGACTGGACAAAGTCTGGTGACGGTGCATACAGAAAACTGTATGCAATATCAGATGCTACATCGATCACCCGGTATGGTACAAAAGAGAACCCGCAGATGTTCATGTTCGATTTCATCAGGGATGACGCCACTGCCCAGAGCGTCGGGGATTTCTACCTTGCCAGATATAAGGACAGAAAAAAGATATTGAAAATGGATCTGTTTCTCGACAACGTCGAGCTGGAATTCGCTGACGGAGTCACTCTTGCTTCGGAGGGCAATTTGTTGTGCGAAGTGGAAAAGGCGAACGTTGCACCGGGCAGCGCGACGGGCAAAAGAAATGACCGGCTAACGCTGGAAGCGAGGGAGTATTGATATGGCGCTGATAAAATTTGAGAGGACATCCGCCCCGACCGGATCAGTGCAGTTTGCGCGGAACCCAGGCCCTGGAAGTTACAGCCGGAAAACAGAGTATATGCAGCCAAAAGAGCGGTCTAACGGCGGGGACCTGTACAGTTACGACAAGGGCATCTCGCCGGACAGGTTCCGGACACTGTCATGGAAAAACATATCCGCGACCGATCTGGCTAATTTCATGACGTTCCTCGGTGTCGTGGTCGGGATCAAAGAAAACTTCACGTTCACGGACTATGACGGTGCAACATACACGGCGAGGATCTGGAACGCCGACGATATCCAATCTGCACCGGTAGCTACTGGCCGGGAGTCCCTGACCGTGGTATTGAGGATTGAAAGTTAGCTTGTAGACAGGCGGACAGTATTCCGGGGAGTGCGACCTCCCCAAACCCTATGTATCTCGCATAGGACGGGATAACCCGCTACCATCCGCACCCTCGCGAAGGGCGGATAAATAATAGCAGGTTTCCCTTGTATTTCAAAGAAAAAGGGAGGTCGCACATGAAGAAAAGCTTTCTATCCTACGTCGGCGGCAAGTCGCTGCTGGCAAACAAAATCATCCCGAAAATCCCGGCTCACGAGTGCTATTGCGAGGTATTTGCCGGCGCGGCATGGCTCTTCTTTAAAAAAGAGGAGTCGGAGATCGAGATCATCAATGACATCAACACTGATCTGGTCACATTGTATCGGATTGTAAAGCTGCATCTCGATGAGTTTATTCGGTATTTTCGCTGGATATTGATATCGCGGGAAGAGTTCGATCGCTTCCGGATGGAGCGGCCCGAGACCCTGACCGATATCCAGAGGGCCGTGAGGTTCTATTATCTGTTAAAATGCGGCTTTTCAAGTAAGATCGTCGCGCCGACCTTTGGCGTCAGCGCTACCAGGGCTCCCCGTATAAACCTGTTGAGGATCGAGGAAGAGCTGTCTGAGGCCCATCTGAGACTGTCACGAGCCTATATCGAGAACCTGCCCTATGCAAAGCTCATCGAGCGGGTCGATCGCGCCGGCACATTCTTTTATATCGATCCTCCCTATTTCAATTGCGAGGATTATTATGGCAAAGGGATATTCTCGAAAGAGGACTTCGGCACGCTGCGGGATCTCCTTGGCAGAATCAAGGGAAAATTTATCCTGTCGTTAAACGACACTTCGCAGGTTAGGGAGATCTATAAGAGGTTCCGGATCGAGAGTGTGTCTACCAGTTACAGCTTGGGAGGCGGAAATAAGAAAAAAGCGGTCAAAGAAGTCTTGATTCGGAACTTTTGACCGCTCAGCGTGCTATACTTTTCAAGCGAAACTTGACCCTGTCAACGTACGCCGGGAAGCCAGTTTTCGCAATTCCGAGCCCTGACTTTTCGCGCGTGCTAACAAAGAGCCGAAGGGCCAGAAAACTCTTTTCTGATTATTTCACTTACTGTCCAATCTTCTCACGAAGCTTTTTCGCCAATGCCGGATCAATTACCTGCAGTATTTTGTATTCTTCAAGCGCAGGGACTCTGTCATCCAGATAGCTGTATAGCAGGCCAAGCCCGTAATGGGCATCAGCAAATGAAGGTTTCAGCCTGATCGCCTCGTTGTATGCTGTGACGGCAGACTTATACTTTTCGAGTTTTGTGTATGCAATGCCGAGATTGAAATGGGCAACCGCAAGCTCGGGCATGATCCTGATCGCAGCATTCAACTCATCAGCCGCTTCCTTATACATCTTTGCTTCAAGGTATGCCATGCCGAGATTGGAACGTGTCCAGGCCGATTGGGGGTCAAGACTGAGCGCCTTCCTGAGGGCTGTCAGGGCGTCGCTGTTCCTGTTCAGACTCAAATACGCCACGCCAAGGCCGTTATACGCTTCAACAGCGTATGGGTCAGCTGCCACAGCCTTATTGTAAGCTTCAAGGGCTTCGGTATAGCGCACTGCAGAGTTGAGGCTGTTCCCCAGGTTAACCCAGTAGCTTGCAGAACCTCCCGGATCACGGTAAAAAGCCTCCCGAATCGTGATGACACGGTCAAGGGATATGTTGTCCCAAAATGTATACAAAGGTGCAACAAAATTGACCGTGCTGTCCGTGATGGTTGACACCGCAATGCCGATCACGTCCCCATTCTGATCAAAAATAGCTCCGCCGCTGTTCCCCGCAGTCAATGGGATCGTGATCTGGAACATCTGTCTGCCGCTGATCTCCCTGAAGCCATTCACGCTCCCTTCCGTTATACTTACGCGGCTGCCCTGAGAGTTGTCCATGAGGAATACCTTGGCACCCTGTCTGACCTCACGACTGTCGCCGATCGTTACTGCCCGGAACGCTCCGCCACTCACCTTGAGGACCACAATGTCATGCTCACGGTCTGCATGCAGAACACCTTCGACCGGCAGGACCGCACCATTGACCTTTACCCTGACAGAGGCCGCATTGCTGATGATATGATAGCTGGTCAAGACAGCGCCGTTGGCTGCGATCGTAAACCCGCTCCCATGACTGAACGATCTCTCCTTTTCGTCATATGCCACAACGGCGGCAATTGAACTGACATTCGCCTTGAAGATTTCAACGCTGCCCATCGGCATTCGGGAAGCCCTGCCGGCTTCTTCACCTGCCCCCGATCCCGGGGCATCAGGCAATTGTCCGTGTCGTGTGCCGTATCGCTCCAGGTCCTGATCAGTATAAACAGGCTCTGCTGCCCGGGCCTGCGGCCTAACAAAGAGCATGGCGGCCAATAGCAGCAATGCGATAGACCTTGCTGAGTTCAATTCATTTCACCTTCTATCAGAATACTCATCTGACTTATCCCCGACTCTCTAATCAGTGTTATAACTTGTATCTATTATAGGTGATTTTTAAAGCCAGCCAAATTATTTCATTTGCTGCGACCAGCACAATATTTCTCTTCATAAGCTGAAAAATGGGGGTATAATGAAGGCATATCCAATCGATTCAGGAGGTCAGTCATGAAACCATTTCTCCGCATTATCTTCTGCATGCTCGTATCAGTTCTGCTATCAACCTCTGCATATGCCAAAATCCAGAGTAAGGCGATCGAATATAAGGACGGCGATGCTCTGCTTGAGGGATATCTTGTCTATGACGATGCATCAAAAGAAAAAAGACCCGGTGTGCTTGTTGTCCATGAATGGATGGGGCTCGGCGCATATGAGAAGGGCCGCGCAGAGCAGCTTGCAGCCTTAGGCTATGTGGCCTTTGCTGCGGACATCTATGGCAAGGGCATCAGGCCCAAGGACGGGAAAGAGGCTGCTGAATTTGCCGGGAAGTATCGCGGCGGCGACCGCAAGGTGCTCCGCTCCCGGGTAAATGCAGCGCTTGATGTATTCAAAAAGCAGCCAATGGTTGATACGACAAAGACAGCTGCTATTGGGTACTGCTTCGGCGGTACAACCGTTCTTGAGCTTGCAAGGAGCGGCGCAGACACTCTGGGTGTTGTGAGCTTTCATGGCGGCCTTGCCACCTCTATGCCAGCTGATGCGAAGAATATCAAAGGCAAGGTGCTGGCTCTGCATGGCGGAGATGATCCCTTTGTAAAGGCCGAAGAAGTGCTTGCATTTCAGGACGAGATGCGCAAGGCAGGCGTTGACTGGTCTTTTGTGAGCTACGGCAATGCTGTGCACAGCTTTAGCAATCCTGCGGCAGGCAATGACAACTCCAAGGGTGCTGCGTACAACGAGAAGGCTGACAAGCGCTCCTGGGAGGCGATGAGAAAGTTTTTCAAAGAGATCTTCGGAGAAAAGAAATGAGCACAAAGATGAAATATCTTATTCTCTATGCCCATCCAAACCCCAAGAGCTTTAACCATGCCATCCTGGAGACGGTCCAGGCTGAACTGCAAAAGGCCGGAAAAGAAGTCTCTGTACGCGATCTTTATGCCCAGAACTTCAACCCTGTGCTCTCAGCAAATGACCTTGCAGGCATGATGCAGGGACAGCTGCAGCCCGAAATAAAGGCGGAACAGGAGTTTGTCGGCTCGGCAGATCTGATCGTTGTGATCTATCCGCTCTGGTGGGCGGGCATGCCTGCGATCCTGAAGGGTTACATAGACCGCGTCTTTACTGAAGGCTTTGCTTATAGCATTGTTGGGCCAGACCTTAAAGGCCTGCTCCAGGGCAGGAAGGTGCTGCTCATCACCACGACCGGTGCGCCGCAGGAGATGTATGAAGCGTCAGGCATGTTCAAGAGCATCGCCCAGACCACCGGGGAAGGCATATTCCAGTTCACCGGCATGGAACTGATCGAGCATAAGTATCTCTGTGCTATACCGTATCTGACGGATGCGGACAGGAAGAAGATGCTGGAAGAGCTGAGAGAACTCGTTCAGAAGAAACTGCTGTAAGGTCAGACAGTCACGGCGGGGGCAGCCTCATCGCTCCCGCCTTGTTGTTGCTTTTACTTTATTGATTGAATGCATTTCCCTTTCCAAGATTGCATGTCTGACACTTGGTTTGCAAATTATCCGGTACAGTCTCACCTCCTTGAGACCATGGAAGTATGTGGTCTACATGTAGATCGATGCCCGGTATTTTAATGGGACTTCTGCCACAGGATTGGCAACGAAAGCCATCGCGCAGAAGTATAGAGAACCTCAGGCGGGGAGATATTTCTCTTTTGGTTCTTCTTACTTTCCGTGGTTTTGTGATGTCGTCTGGCTCATCGTTTGTTATAGTGTCAGATACCAACGAGTCAGTCTGCCCTTTATCGATGTAAGACATGAACGCCATTAATGCTTTGTTCCAAGTCCCGAAACGCCTTTCATAAGTCCCCGTAGAGTAATTGGATAGCGGCGGTTTCATTTCCTCATACCGAGGTTGTCGTGCAAGCGAAATCCAAACTTCTCTCAAGTTCTCAAAAAGAGCTTCTTCAGGGATATTCTTCCGCTGTGATGGGTTTTCTTTTAAACCAGCTACCTTAAGAGCTTTGGACCACGACCCGAAGCGTTTGGCTATACAATCGGGAGAGAAGTGGCCGAATTGTTTATAGGCTATTACAGTAACAGTGTTGGTTCCTCTTTCCTCACAGACCCTTTTCATGTCTGCTATTAGTTCAGTTTCGGGTATGTTGTACCTTTTTAAATTCAGTTCAAATTTCATTTTATTTCTGTCCATCATTTTAGAGACAAATGGGCAGAGGATCAAGGAATAACTGCAAAATTGCCACGGGTTACTTATCCCCTTTTTCTGACTTCTCATCCTTCTTCCCGAAGAGCATATTCGAAAAGATCATGCCCGGGCAGATACCGGTTGCCGCTGCAAAGAAGAAAGATATCACAAGCCAATCAAGCTGCCTTCTCTATTTCTCTTGCCTCATATTCAGGAAACATTATTATGGCCGGATGAACATTGAAGGCCACAGCAAGCTGCTCCGCACGCTTCTTGCCAATTTCGACCCTCTCATTCTCCAGAAGACTCAGATTAGGCACTGATATCCCTGAACGGCGCGCAAGCTCAGGCTGCGTCCATCCCTTCAGATCACGGAGCATTCGAATAACCTCACCTGTTGATAAAACAGCATGCGCCTTAGCGGCACGGTATTGAGTCTGAGCTTTCATTTTTTACCTCCTAATACTTATGCGGTGTTATTTCAACGACCATAACGGTAACGATATCGCGTTCTATCTCATAAATAAGCCGGTATTGATCGCTCAAACGCGAGGATCGCTGCCCCTTGCGTTCACCTTTCAATTTTTCATCATGAAATCCCGGAAACTCTCGCAATTTATCAGGACCGTGCCGGAATACGATATTCTTCCAGAGCTCATATTTTTTGAGAACCTGCAAGGGCAGCCTTACACACGTTTTCGCTATGGTGCGGTGCTCAAGAATATGCCACATTATGAATAATCATAACTTCTTATGTTTGATAAGTCAAGATGAGAAGCCGACAAAAAAAGCGATCAACCTCTCAGAAAATGACCTGCAAGACCTCGTCGATCTTTTTCAGCGTTCTGATAATGCCTGCGGACTGAACAGCGGACAGTGACGATATATCGATCTTCTTCAAGATCCCCCGCATAGCATCAAAAGCGGGCTTCACGCTCATGTCATTGTCCATGCAGGTGACAAAAGCATCTCCAAGATCACTGGAGATCTGCGACTTCTCAGGTCTAACAGAACCGGCCTTCCTCCTGATCAACTTCACGCACTCCCTGAAATCCCTCAGCCTATGCGCTGCTGCTTCCATGGCCTTATCAGAATAATTGAGCTTCTTCCGGTAGTGGCTGTACATCAGGAAGAAGCGGATCTCCTGTGCAGAATATCCCTTCTTGATCAGCATATCCGTGTACAGGATATTGCCCTTGGATTTGGACATCTTCTGGTTGTTCACGAAAAGATGCGCACCATGCATCCAGAACTGCGACATGGGATATGGCTTGATCGCTTCCAGGATCGCAAGGGAATAGTCATGATGGCGGTAGAGATTATCGATGCCGCCGCAGAAGGCAGAGAGCGTTCCTCTGAAATGACGCAGCACCATGCTGGGGTCCTGCACGTTCCATGACGGCCTGCCCTCGCCCAGTTCAGTATTCCAGCAGGCCTTTTCGCTGATCTCGCAGCCGTGCCAGAGGATGAAATCGCCGTAATTCCACTGTATGCCGGGATAGGTATCTTTATGGAACCTTCTCCTTTTCTTCGGCCATTTCGACATATCCAGCCCGAAAAGCTTGCCGAATCCGCGCACCTTGAGTGGATCAAAATAGATATTGCCGCCATGATTGTACGCGATCTTTTTCTCGATCAGCTTCTTTATGATCCCGACCGACTCATCCACGCATTCTGATGCACGGGGCATATAATGAGGCACCTTCATTTTGAGCAGTTTCAGCTCTTTAATGAATTGGGAGATATTGCGGTCAGTAAGCTTTTTTACCGAGGTCTTATGCTTTTCCGCCTCTTTGATCGCCTTGTCCTCGATGTCAGTGACCGCCATGCCGCGCTCCACCGCGAACCCGGAATATTCGAGGTACCGGACAAGGATATCTTCGAACAGAAAGGTCCTGAAATTGCCGATATGAGCGCGCTGGTACACCGAGGGGCCGCAGGTGAAGATCGCAGCGCGTTTATTGCCCGCAGTCCTGAATGGTTCAACTTTTCTGCCAAAGGTATTGAATAATCTCAACATGATCAGTTCCTCTCATAATTCTATCCCATTTTATCGTTTCAAACCATAATCAGCGACAGGCAGAAATGCCGGAAAAGGACTGCCTGCAACACCTTATGCCCTAAACCCTA belongs to Nitrospirota bacterium and includes:
- a CDS encoding NAD(P)H-dependent oxidoreductase; amino-acid sequence: MKYLILYAHPNPKSFNHAILETVQAELQKAGKEVSVRDLYAQNFNPVLSANDLAGMMQGQLQPEIKAEQEFVGSADLIVVIYPLWWAGMPAILKGYIDRVFTEGFAYSIVGPDLKGLLQGRKVLLITTTGAPQEMYEASGMFKSIAQTTGEGIFQFTGMELIEHKYLCAIPYLTDADRKKMLEELRELVQKKLL
- a CDS encoding class I tRNA ligase family protein; translated protein: MLRLFNTFGRKVEPFRTAGNKRAAIFTCGPSVYQRAHIGNFRTFLFEDILVRYLEYSGFAVERGMAVTDIEDKAIKEAEKHKTSVKKLTDRNISQFIKELKLLKMKVPHYMPRASECVDESVGIIKKLIEKKIAYNHGGNIYFDPLKVRGFGKLFGLDMSKWPKKRRRFHKDTYPGIQWNYGDFILWHGCEISEKACWNTELGEGRPSWNVQDPSMVLRHFRGTLSAFCGGIDNLYRHHDYSLAILEAIKPYPMSQFWMHGAHLFVNNQKMSKSKGNILYTDMLIKKGYSAQEIRFFLMYSHYRKKLNYSDKAMEAAAHRLRDFRECVKLIRRKAGSVRPEKSQISSDLGDAFVTCMDNDMSVKPAFDAMRGILKKIDISSLSAVQSAGIIRTLKKIDEVLQVIF
- a CDS encoding type II toxin-antitoxin system mRNA interferase toxin, RelE/StbE family, with the translated sequence MWHILEHRTIAKTCVRLPLQVLKKYELWKNIVFRHGPDKLREFPGFHDEKLKGERKGQRSSRLSDQYRLIYEIERDIVTVMVVEITPHKY
- a CDS encoding DNA adenine methylase, producing the protein MKKSFLSYVGGKSLLANKIIPKIPAHECYCEVFAGAAWLFFKKEESEIEIINDINTDLVTLYRIVKLHLDEFIRYFRWILISREEFDRFRMERPETLTDIQRAVRFYYLLKCGFSSKIVAPTFGVSATRAPRINLLRIEEELSEAHLRLSRAYIENLPYAKLIERVDRAGTFFYIDPPYFNCEDYYGKGIFSKEDFGTLRDLLGRIKGKFILSLNDTSQVREIYKRFRIESVSTSYSLGGGNKKKAVKEVLIRNF
- a CDS encoding helix-turn-helix transcriptional regulator, with amino-acid sequence MKAQTQYRAAKAHAVLSTGEVIRMLRDLKGWTQPELARRSGISVPNLSLLENERVEIGKKRAEQLAVAFNVHPAIIMFPEYEAREIEKAA
- a CDS encoding serine protease — protein: MNSARSIALLLLAAMLFVRPQARAAEPVYTDQDLERYGTRHGQLPDAPGSGAGEEAGRASRMPMGSVEIFKANVSSIAAVVAYDEKERSFSHGSGFTIAANGAVLTSYHIISNAASVRVKVNGAVLPVEGVLHADREHDIVVLKVSGGAFRAVTIGDSREVRQGAKVFLMDNSQGSRVSITEGSVNGFREISGRQMFQITIPLTAGNSGGAIFDQNGDVIGIAVSTITDSTVNFVAPLYTFWDNISLDRVITIREAFYRDPGGSASYWVNLGNSLNSAVRYTEALEAYNKAVAADPYAVEAYNGLGVAYLSLNRNSDALTALRKALSLDPQSAWTRSNLGMAYLEAKMYKEAADELNAAIRIMPELAVAHFNLGIAYTKLEKYKSAVTAYNEAIRLKPSFADAHYGLGLLYSYLDDRVPALEEYKILQVIDPALAKKLREKIGQ
- a CDS encoding dienelactone hydrolase family protein, coding for MKPFLRIIFCMLVSVLLSTSAYAKIQSKAIEYKDGDALLEGYLVYDDASKEKRPGVLVVHEWMGLGAYEKGRAEQLAALGYVAFAADIYGKGIRPKDGKEAAEFAGKYRGGDRKVLRSRVNAALDVFKKQPMVDTTKTAAIGYCFGGTTVLELARSGADTLGVVSFHGGLATSMPADAKNIKGKVLALHGGDDPFVKAEEVLAFQDEMRKAGVDWSFVSYGNAVHSFSNPAAGNDNSKGAAYNEKADKRSWEAMRKFFKEIFGEKK
- a CDS encoding HNH endonuclease, producing MKFELNLKRYNIPETELIADMKRVCEERGTNTVTVIAYKQFGHFSPDCIAKRFGSWSKALKVAGLKENPSQRKNIPEEALFENLREVWISLARQPRYEEMKPPLSNYSTGTYERRFGTWNKALMAFMSYIDKGQTDSLVSDTITNDEPDDITKPRKVRRTKREISPRLRFSILLRDGFRCQSCGRSPIKIPGIDLHVDHILPWSQGGETVPDNLQTKCQTCNLGKGNAFNQ